A stretch of Apostichopus japonicus isolate 1M-3 chromosome 9, ASM3797524v1, whole genome shotgun sequence DNA encodes these proteins:
- the LOC139973629 gene encoding serine/threonine-protein kinase Nek2-like isoform X2, with translation MDERDHADNIKPFQNQQRWAHQLEQLLNKDSGVCFKSIGRLSFSRQYKIADGSNGAQIFIGLVDEQWPVAIKRLNQGTHSMEQTVNKVLNEGMQGSKHLLRNTLSEEDDDFLYLASPLCEYNLEEIIENKGNPLRPQLTANKRASLTYQLMLGIAELHQLNILHRDLKPSNVLLDHNEKILLGDFGISRQFTHGTTLLTKAMGTLCSTSPENTSNNRCRYKKSSDIQMLVCITF, from the exons ATGGATGAAAGAGATCATGCAGATAATATTAAACCATTTCAG AACCAACAGCGATGGGCTCATCAGTTAGAGCAGCTCCTAAACAAAGACTCTGGAGTTTGTTTCAAGTCAATTGGGCGACTTTCTTTCAGCAGGCAGTACAAAATTGCTGATGGTAGCAATGGCGCACAAATTTTCATTGGACTGGTAGATGAGCAATGGCCTGTAGCAATCAAAAGACTGAACCAGGGCACCCACTCTATGGAACAAACTGTGAATAAAGTGCTTAATGAGGGCATGCAAGGATCAAAGCATTTGTTAAGAAACACACTTTCGGAAGAAGATGATGACTTTCTCTATTTAGCTTCACCCCTTTGTGAATATAACTTAGAGGAAATAATTGAAAACAAGGGGAACCCATTAAGACCTCAGCTCACAGCAAACAAAAGAGCATCTCTAACTTATCAACTTATGCTCGGCATTGCAGAATTGCATCAACTGAACATTCTCCACCGGGACTTGAAACCAAGTAATGTTCTCTTAG ATCACAATGAAAAGATACTTCTGGGAGATTTTGGTATTTCTAGACAATTTACCCATGGCACTACCCTTCTTACAAAAGCAATGGGAACTCTCTGCTCGACAAGTCCTGAAAACACCAGCAACAATCGTTGCCGATACAAGAAGTCATCTGATATCCAG
- the LOC139973629 gene encoding serine/threonine-protein kinase PrkC-like isoform X1 — protein MDERDHADNIKPFQNQQRWAHQLEQLLNKDSGVCFKSIGRLSFSRQYKIADGSNGAQIFIGLVDEQWPVAIKRLNQGTHSMEQTVNKVLNEGMQGSKHLLRNTLSEEDDDFLYLASPLCEYNLEEIIENKGNPLRPQLTANKRASLTYQLMLGIAELHQLNILHRDLKPSNVLLDHNEKILLGDFGISRQFTHGTTLLTKAMGTLCSTSPENTSNNRCRYKKSSDIQVRHNNYLL, from the exons ATGGATGAAAGAGATCATGCAGATAATATTAAACCATTTCAG AACCAACAGCGATGGGCTCATCAGTTAGAGCAGCTCCTAAACAAAGACTCTGGAGTTTGTTTCAAGTCAATTGGGCGACTTTCTTTCAGCAGGCAGTACAAAATTGCTGATGGTAGCAATGGCGCACAAATTTTCATTGGACTGGTAGATGAGCAATGGCCTGTAGCAATCAAAAGACTGAACCAGGGCACCCACTCTATGGAACAAACTGTGAATAAAGTGCTTAATGAGGGCATGCAAGGATCAAAGCATTTGTTAAGAAACACACTTTCGGAAGAAGATGATGACTTTCTCTATTTAGCTTCACCCCTTTGTGAATATAACTTAGAGGAAATAATTGAAAACAAGGGGAACCCATTAAGACCTCAGCTCACAGCAAACAAAAGAGCATCTCTAACTTATCAACTTATGCTCGGCATTGCAGAATTGCATCAACTGAACATTCTCCACCGGGACTTGAAACCAAGTAATGTTCTCTTAG ATCACAATGAAAAGATACTTCTGGGAGATTTTGGTATTTCTAGACAATTTACCCATGGCACTACCCTTCTTACAAAAGCAATGGGAACTCTCTGCTCGACAAGTCCTGAAAACACCAGCAACAATCGTTGCCGATACAAGAAGTCATCTGATATCCAGGTGAGACATAACAACTATTTGCTTTGA